The stretch of DNA TCTACCTCGCCTACCTCCTGGTGACCGTGCCCCAGCTCCTCAACCGCCTCCGCGGCGACTGGAACCAGGTGGGGCAGACCCTTCCGGCGGGACTCTTTTCACTCGGACGCTGGGGCCTGCCCGTCAACATCCTGGCCGTCCTCTACGGAGCCGTGATGGTGGTCAACCTCGCTTGGCCGCGGCCCGAGGTTTACGACCCCAGCGGCGAAAACCCCGTCCTGCTCTACTCCGCACCGCTCATGGTGGCAGTGGTCCTGCTCCTCGGAGTCTGGGTCCGGCGCCGGAACCTGGCAACCAAGGCCTGAGCGCCCGCACCAGAGCCCGCAACAACATCGGCGCGAACCAACAGCGCTTCCGAACAACACAGGATTGACATGACACAAGTAACCGATCGCCCAGCAGGTACAGCAACTACCGCAGGCGCCCGTGCCCACGCCAGGGAGCAGCACGGCAGGACCGTCGACAACATGCGGTACGTGCCGGCCGCCTCTGCCCCGGCACGCCTGACCGCCGGCCTCAGCGACGGCGCCATGGGCAAGCTCACCTGGGCTGAATCCCTGGCCTTTGGCCGCTACACCACGCTGGCCCTGGCCCGCGGCACCCGGATCAGGCTCACCGACACCTCCGGCGATGCCTGCGTGCACGCCCTCCTCTACCGCGCCGAAGCGCTCCACGAGCGCCTCAACGTCGCTGATACCGTCAAGGTCCCCTGGCAGGCCTACCCCACCACCGGCCACCCATTGCTTTCCGACGCCGGCCGCCTGATGGCCACGATCGCCGCCGATACGTCCGCCCGCCACGACGCCCTGACCGGCGCCACCACGCTTGAGAGCAACACGGCAAAGTACGG from Pseudarthrobacter siccitolerans encodes:
- a CDS encoding urea amidolyase associated protein UAAP1 — its product is MTQVTDRPAGTATTAGARAHAREQHGRTVDNMRYVPAASAPARLTAGLSDGAMGKLTWAESLAFGRYTTLALARGTRIRLTDTSGDACVHALLYRAEALHERLNVADTVKVPWQAYPTTGHPLLSDAGRLMATIAADTSARHDALTGATTLESNTAKYGAGTAHSASPAARELLTLGALKNGLGPRDVAPSLSLFKGITVDPAGSITFTGSAGPGAAVELLLQMDAVLVLANTAHPLDPRPDFTGTAVDIVAWYAPQDLAALEAGSLTGPLPPEHQQALRNTDHDLTARNAR